The Arabidopsis thaliana chromosome 5, partial sequence genomic interval TGTAAGACTTGTGTGACTAGATCTCCTTTAGCATTTTTGGTCTGGATGATTAAAAGAAATGCAgtgattttggttaattaataGATTTTGTTACTTATTATCTTTAAATAGATGTAGATGTGcttattttgtcaacaataaattttgtaaatataatgtaaatatttagTACAGTTAAAAAGATATATTGTGTTTATCAAAGGTACATTTTATAGATATTGATCTAAATCTCCAAAAGAAtacttttcatatttttcttgtcttatcaaatttattttgtatagtttACAGATTTTAGCTACATTTTAATGAATACATCAAAGTATTATAATGATTCCACTACTTTGTAAATTcagtttcttattttcttaaaacatctAAGTGTATTTAATTAAtgtagttttaaaatatataaaataataaaatatttagatatttatacACAAAAGATAGAGGTAAATAGTGGAAATTTTCTTGGTCTAGTTAATGGCCAGCCAATCTTAATGAAAGTTTGAGAtggtaagaaataaatatttttaagaaatgatTTGTAAGTATTATAAACAGAGACAGAACCATAGATTAAGATTTAAATTCGATAATGGAATAAATCCATTAGCTACTTGaatctaaattttgttcaaGACCAAGTCACATCCTAATTTTGCTAAGTTTAGGTTTTAACTTGGACCAATTTCGTTCAATTGTTGTTTAAACATTCCTCCAAAAGTTCCTAAGTAAAAGCACAACCTCAACTGTTCATTCCACTCaaagatttatataatttgatttttccttaTTCCTCCaccaataaaaagaaagattgtttTCATCTTATAAAAACGCGCACACAACCACATATTCACCAAGACATTATGGCTGATGCAACGGAGAAAGCCGAGCACGACCgtattttcaagaaatttgaTGCTAATGGTGACGGAAAAATTTCAGCAGCCGAACTCGAAGAAGCTCTTAAGACACTTGGTTCGGTAACAGCTGATGACGTCAAACGTATGATGGCTGAAATTGATACTGATGGTGATGGAAACATATCGTATCAAGAATTCACTGATTTTGCAGGTGCCAATCGTGGACTTATGAAGGATGTTGccaaaattttctaattttttttgccatacttttacttttgaaatgtttgaatttttttatatatattgagagATTTGGTTCTAAGCATCGtcaattcttatttttgttgtttttacaCTTGGtgagttttaatttatatgattGTATCCTAATTCCATGTAATGTGATGTGAGTGGATCATTCTTGAAAAGGGGGctagtttgttttgttttggtttgttgaacACCACAACAAcgaatgttttgttttaaaaagatataaaaatggCTTTAACAGTGAAGAGAACCAAAAcattcataatttgttttgttccttAAAGTTCATTATTTGGTTTAGGCTTCTCGCATATACATTTTAAATcattgatataaaataaagtaactACATTTTTAGAATtacttaaaaagtaaatatattgCGGATGCATTCTCTTTAACGTAAACCTCTCCGCCTATCCTCTCGGTCTCACCTCAAACTTTCTCCTAAGTCCATGTTAGGACTTAGCCGGAGAAACCAATAACTATGCCTACACAGCCGTCTCATCCATCGATTACGACATGCTGTGGCTGTGGGACTCATGTTCCTCTTTGTTAGGAAGtcttatatagttatatttatataaaatcaaaagctGATATTGTTCGGATTGTTTAGTCTTGACTACTCAGATATTGAAGTGTTGTTACGGgtaaaatcaagaaatggtAAGTCTGAAGATGTTCCAAGACTTGAGGATATTTAAACATTGCCATGTTTAAAGTGAGTTTAGAGAATGAGAATGTGGTCCAACTTTATCATATCTTTCTATGAATAcatgtatttttcaaaagtggTGATAAAATTAGTAGTAAAtatcaagttttcttttaCACATTCCTAAGCAAAACGGTTTCACCCACTTGATCAAAAGCTGACAATGAAAACCTCTCAAAAAACCCAAAAGTAGAGTTTGGACTCCGGCTTTTCAGAATAAAAAGACTCAAGTGAGGTTTAGCTTCTTTACttctatcatcatcatcatctcccaGAAACGTTAGCCTCTATGTAATAATCGAGTCGGTCCAAATTCATTCATGCgtcattttgtatatattttgggTGAAATTAAACGTAACGTCAAttcgttgacaaaaaataaaataaacgtcatttctttcatatttattcAAACTATGAAAACACTTGCTCGTGCTGTTGTTACATACACACATGTTCCTCGTTCTCGAATCTCCACGACCAACGAACCAACTGGGTCCCAAAAGTATAAGGCACGGAATATTTCGGGCGAAATTGTCACAAAACGAAACTACTGGGGTAAgttaaagtaaaataaaaacataaggTCACGTTCGCTaagtcttttttcttctcctctttatGACGACGTATCTACCGCCGCAACTCCGCCGCTAGTTTCCACGCCGATGCAGCGATTAGAGGTTTCGTTTGCCACGCAAGCATTAGGCTTCCGTCGTTCTCCTCCACTCTGTATCCATCTCCACCGCCAGATAACGCCAATAGCAAACTCGCTTGCTTAAACGCGTCTGATCCGAGGTTAACCGGGTCAAACCCGGCGGATCCCATACGTTTTCGCCACTGAGCCAGCGTCTCGTGTCGCTCGATCCTATCGCTTCCTTCCGTCGCCACCAAGTTCAATATCTGTCTCCCTAAGTAAACCTCCGACATGACTCGGTCTTGACTCGGTATCACAACACCATCTTCGAGCGAGTCGAACAAGCTCGAGTAATAGTGAAGCGCTTCGTTAAACCGGTCTAAGAAAACGTCACCGTTATGGTTCGCTTCTTGTTCCACCACTGTTACGAGACCCGGTTTAACCGCCTTAACCGTCGCTAACAGCTTTTCGATCGAACCGGGTTGGGATAAAACCGGGTGAAGCTCGAAAACCGAATTAACCACTAGAGTCTCCGATTCGGTTCGGGTCTCGAACATATCCGGTTCTAAATCGGATAACCTCTCCGTCGTTAGACcattgaatttgaattcgaCGCCGATGGCTTGAGCCAGCTGAGCTAGCTTCCAACCTAACTCTTGAATCCCTTCTCGATTCGACGGATTCCCAACGCCGGTGAGACGAAACGACGGTGGACCACCGGGTCGGAGAGCTAAGGCTTGCATTAACGCCGGCCATTGCATACCTTGATTAAGCCCTAGATCGATTACGTGTACGACACGCGACGTCGTAACAGCTTCTAGAATCGCCTGATTGGCCGTGAAATGAGCGAATTTCAGGTAGGGACACGAGTCGTAGAAGTTCATCTGAAGAATCTCTTCGAAGGAAGGATCAATGGCGGCGGCGGAAGGATGAATCCGGTAAATTCGACGAGCTAGGGCTTCGGCGAAGTAGGTAGCGACTTTCCCCATGGCTCCGGCTTGAGAAGCCGCGAGTAATCCCACGCGCTTGACGAGAGCATCCGCGAGGCTCAGATTCTCCAGCTGAACCGCCTCGGCGCAGGCCACTAGCGCCTGAACGAGTCTAACTCCTGTCTCCTCGATAAGCACCACGGAACGAGTTGACTCGCTGGTCACTGAGTCACACCAAGGACCGAGTCGAATCCTCTTGTTGCTGTTACTATTGCTACTGCAACACTCATCGTCGTCTGTGATTGGTCTCAGATCGCAAATCCGGTTCGGGTCAAGATCCGGGTAGTAATTAAGATCCGAGAGCATGCTCTGAGCCCAACCGGAGAGATCAGAAGGATTGTAATGAACGGTGTCATTGAAGGCATTACTAGAAGAGGCAATATCATTGGACAAGACCATTTCAAGCTGTTCAAGCTTCTGTGCAACATCTGCCATGTCTGAAGATCGAACCTTGTAACCCAAAACAGCAAGAAACTCGTCCATGTTATcgtctccaccaccaccacaaccatTTTCTAACTTCTCCACCATTGaaggagcttcttcttctacagaCGTTTCTTGATGGCTTCGTTTCATCGTCAAGAAATGGAATTTTTTGGTGTTGGAATTGGTTAGACAGAAATTGTggaaagaaaggagaagaattTAAACAGGAGAAGGTAAGAGAGGAGAGTTAGAGAGGTCCAATGAGGGAAGTGAGGGACCTGGAGAGTGTAAGTAAAAGAGATAAGAAGGAAGAGAGGCAGGCCATTATAATTTCGCatgtgttttcttctctattctttcttttccaaattatttcatttttattactatAACTTTATTGAATTTCTGATCCAAGTTACAAAAAATTCGTCGCTCTGATAAGGGCGtgtagtttttgtttaatggTCCAATGGACTGTCATAGTctattaaactattttttaatacCCACTAAATGTTGAATTTAGAGTTTCTAGAATTATTAAATTGGGTGCTGCAGTAGATATTAGTCATATCATATGACCTATATTGATAACCCAAATAGTTCTTCTCGAGAAATGGAACTTGTAAACTCCGAAAGTAACAGCCCGTTTTCTTCAAGTATCTTGTttctataacaaaattttaactaGTTAACGTGACATACTGTAATAATTTTACtgacaaaatttgatatttatttttttaaatgatactATCTCCTAATAATTTGTTTGCCGAAATGgtataaaataatactaatttttaaaaaagtttgagaagaaaatagaGGTCCCGATAGAAGTACAGCTCAAAGTATTGCAGTTAGGGAGACAACGTGACCAACCTCACGGTCGACATGTGGCGGCAGTCGACATTAGGTATCAGACGTCTACAACATTACGTTgctttcttattattattatgttttcatttctttatgtgtgtaaattgaattttattcCCCATaccaaaaacatcattttaaACATGATAGttacatatatagaagatTTTTATAATAGAGTAGAACTGAACATAAAAATAGATTTCACTCTTGAATTAGTTTGTTGGTCTAAGTACAAATGGCTTATTATTTTCCGTTTTgtgaaaataatgtataatcctgtataaaataaagtttcgAGTAATTTTATATGACTTAGCGAATGAATACACAAGCtaaatatattagtatattacCCTTCGTTCGTTGATATATTGGCAATTTTGagggaaacaaataaatgacGAGACTATTTAATGGCCGGATACGTTTTGAAATGTTACCCAAGTTACTTTCTCGACATTTTAGGCGGATGATCCATTGACTAATTATCCTCTTAATTATTcgaacaataaaaaaaactacactATCCAAAACGTGTGGTAAGAAGATATTTATCCACAATGTTCCGTAAATATCtcatttatttacattttgaaaCCTATCATCAAACTAAGTAACCAACCCTGAAATATTTAGTCAATTATCTTACAAAAGAAACTCAACAAATCCCCTATCATTGTGACAAAAACCCTTGATTTCactctctatatatacttaaTGATCTTCCTAAAACACAGTCACAACGAAATAAGCATGGCAAAAGCAATCGCTTTAACTgtctttttgttcttattcTTGTCATTAATATCTCTAACCCTAGCAACAGATTATCCACTATTCACAAAGTCTCGATGGATCGTAAACAACAAGGGCCACCGCGTGAAGCTAGCTTGCGCGAACTGGCCTTCGCACCTCAAGCCAGTGGTAGCAGAGGGGCTGAGCAGCCAGCCAATGGATTCAATAtcgaaaaagataaaagacaTGGGATTCAATTGTGTTAGGCTCACTTGGCCACTTGAATTAATGATTAATGACACTTTAGCCTTTAATGTTACCGTGAAACAATCATTTGAGAGATATGGATTGGATCATGAGCTTCAAGGGATTTACACTCACAATCCATACATTGTCAATACTCCTCTCATCAATGTCTTTCAGgtataaatacataattaatCATGTGATTCTAGTATTACATAATTTCTTcaactcaaacaaaaactattctTTTCATGTTCAATTAAAAATCCATGGTTTTTAAATAAGTCATTTGTGACTGAAAAATATGACTAAAACATGTTTTATCTTATATTGCAATAATGattatttttccatttcttttcaGATCTGATCATCgttgtaatgaaaaaaatatatttcacatGCTTCTTGTTTTTACTATATGATATCTTCTAACGCAAGGCAACATGTTTGTGTA includes:
- the PC1 gene encoding pollen calcium-binding protein 1 (pollen calcium-binding protein 1 (PC1); FUNCTIONS IN: calcium ion binding; INVOLVED IN: biological_process unknown; LOCATED IN: cytoplasm; EXPRESSED IN: 8 plant structures; EXPRESSED DURING: L mature pollen stage, M germinated pollen stage, 4 anthesis, petal differentiation and expansion stage; CONTAINS InterPro DOMAIN/s: EF-Hand 1, calcium-binding site (InterPro:IPR018247), EF-HAND 2 (InterPro:IPR018249), EF-hand-like domain (InterPro:IPR011992), Calcium-binding EF-hand (InterPro:IPR002048), EF-hand (InterPro:IPR018248); BEST Arabidopsis thaliana protein match is: Calcium-binding EF-hand family protein (TAIR:AT3G03430.1); Has 1807 Blast hits to 1807 proteins in 277 species: Archae - 0; Bacteria - 0; Metazoa - 736; Fungi - 347; Plants - 385; Viruses - 0; Other Eukaryotes - 339 (source: NCBI BLink).); its protein translation is MADATEKAEHDRIFKKFDANGDGKISAAELEEALKTLGSVTADDVKRMMAEIDTDGDGNISYQEFTDFAGANRGLMKDVAKIF
- the RGL3 gene encoding RGA-like protein 3 (RGA-like protein 3 (RGL3); CONTAINS InterPro DOMAIN/s: Transcriptional factor DELLA, N-terminal (InterPro:IPR021914), Transcription factor GRAS (InterPro:IPR005202); BEST Arabidopsis thaliana protein match is: RGA-like 2 (TAIR:AT3G03450.1); Has 1807 Blast hits to 1807 proteins in 277 species: Archae - 0; Bacteria - 0; Metazoa - 736; Fungi - 347; Plants - 385; Viruses - 0; Other Eukaryotes - 339 (source: NCBI BLink).), with protein sequence MKRSHQETSVEEEAPSMVEKLENGCGGGGDDNMDEFLAVLGYKVRSSDMADVAQKLEQLEMVLSNDIASSSNAFNDTVHYNPSDLSGWAQSMLSDLNYYPDLDPNRICDLRPITDDDECCSSNSNSNKRIRLGPWCDSVTSESTRSVVLIEETGVRLVQALVACAEAVQLENLSLADALVKRVGLLAASQAGAMGKVATYFAEALARRIYRIHPSAAAIDPSFEEILQMNFYDSCPYLKFAHFTANQAILEAVTTSRVVHVIDLGLNQGMQWPALMQALALRPGGPPSFRLTGVGNPSNREGIQELGWKLAQLAQAIGVEFKFNGLTTERLSDLEPDMFETRTESETLVVNSVFELHPVLSQPGSIEKLLATVKAVKPGLVTVVEQEANHNGDVFLDRFNEALHYYSSLFDSLEDGVVIPSQDRVMSEVYLGRQILNLVATEGSDRIERHETLAQWRKRMGSAGFDPVNLGSDAFKQASLLLALSGGGDGYRVEENDGSLMLAWQTKPLIAASAWKLAAELRR